In Kangiella koreensis DSM 16069, the DNA window TAGTCATATCTCCGGTTGGCAATATTGAATTTGATAAAGTATCACTGGAATTCACACCCTCTACATCCAGTTTGCCAGCTCCAGAAGAGGAGACTAACTGATGTTAAAGCTCCTGTTCAGACATGGCACAACATTGATCGTCAGTCTATTTGGTTTAACTTTGCTGACGTTTATACTCAGCCAGCAAGGAGATGAAGCACTTCATCGCTATCAAAGCGAGCATTTCTTTGGCCAGTATAGTGAATACCTTCAATTCTTATTCGCTGGCGACTGGGGTTATTCCAGTATCCATAACCGCGATGTATTAAGCGACTTCCTTATCCATTTCCCGGCAACCATTGAGCTGGTTTTATTGGCGTTATTATTTGCGGTAGTGCTGGGATTGACTCTTGGCATCATGGCTGCCAATCGACGTGGTAAGTGGTTAGACAACGGCTTAATGGGAATGACTCTAGTTGGTTACTCGATGCCCATTTATTGGTGGGGAATGTTGCTAGTGCTACTGTTCTCTCTTACTTTAGGTTGGACACCGGTGGCAGGGCGAATTGATTATGCATACGACATAACGCCTATAACTCGTTTTATGTTGATCGACACCTTATTGAACCAAGCTGAGTATGGGCTCAATGCATTTTTTAACGCATTACTACATCTAATACTCCCGGCCATTACCTTAAGCACTATCCCGATGGCCATTATCGCCAGAATGACTCGCTCTTCGCTGCTAGGCGTGCTTAAAGCAGAATATATCAGAACAGCCCGCTCTAAAGGTTTAACTCAACAAAGGATCGTTTGGGTGCACGCCCTTCGAAACGCGGTGTTGCCGATTTTAACGATCAGCGGTGTGCAAATAAGTATCATCATGTCTGGGGTAATTATCACTGAATACATCTTTGCCTGGCCGGGCGTGGGAAAATGGTTACTTGAAGCGGTATCCCGTCGCGACTTTGCCAGCATTCAAGCAGGTATATTAGCCCTCTCCCTAATGGTTATTGCTTTTAACCTAGCACTGGATCTGTTGGCAAGTTACATGAATCCTCGGCTAAGGAGGCCTTCATGACGCTTTCCAATACCAAGCTGGCCTGGAATGTTTTCAGTCATAATAAAAGTGCGATGACGGGTAGCTTGATTTTACTTATTATATTATTGATGAGCTTGGTCGGCCCCTGGTTTGCTCCACATGATCCAGCCCAGCAGTTTGGCGACAAAATACTAACCCCACCGCTTTGGTACGAAAATGGCGATTTTGTATCGCCACTAGGTACTGATGACCTAGGCCGCGACATGCTATCACGCCTGCTTCATGGCGCTCGCCTATCGTTAAAGTTAACCCTTATGGTGGTATTCGCAGCTGCGTTTATCGGTATCCTGCTCGGTGCAGCCGCAGCCTTTATTAATTCTGGCCTACGTGCCTTGCTCATGCGCTTTATGGATCTACTGCTATCGCTCCCATCCTTATTGTTGGCAATCGCCATTGTGGCCATCATAGGTCCAGGCCTACCCAATGCAGTTTATGCAGTTGTTATTGTCTTGATCCCACAGTTTGTCAAAGTGACGCAAAGCGCCATATCCGAGGAGCTCGGAAAGGATTATGTGATGGCGGCAAAACTGGATGGTGCGAGGCATTTACGCTTATTGCTCCATCATGTCTGGCCCAATATAGTTCCAGCCATTATTGTTCAGTTAACTTTTAGTTTTTCAACCGCACTTTTAGATATTGCTGCGTTAGGTTTTCTGGGGCTTGGCGCGCAACCACCAATGGCCGAATGGGGAACCATGCTTTCAGAAGCTAGAGCATTCATACAGTTTGCACCCTGGACGATGACTTTGCCGGGCCTGGCCATTTTCTTAACGGTACTTTCTATCAATCTGGTGGGTGACGGGCTTCGTGATGCCTTTGATCCGCGTCTTAATAGGTAAATTGATGAGCTTATTGCAAATTGAAAACCTCAATGTTGACTTCGTTACCGACGATGGGTTAGTCATGGCTGTTGACCATGTCAAATTAAACATCAATGAAGGTCAGGTTGTGGGGGTTATCGGTGAGTCTGGCTCAGGAAAAAGCGTTATGGCACTGGCAATTGCCGGGTTACTCTCGCCAGCAGCAAGAATGCAAGCTGACTTATTTACCCTGGACGGCCACGATTTAACTCGCATGTCAGTGGCTGAGCGGCAAAAACACATAACAAGTAACATTTCAATTATTTTTCAGGAACCCACATCAAGTTTAAATCCCGCCTTAACTATCGGCTATCAACTCGATGAGACTATTCGCTTTCATGAAGGCGGAACACCGAAGCAACGTACAGAGCGTGCGCTAGAATTATTAACCCAAGTTGGGATAATGGACGCCAAGCGGCGTTATAAAGAATACCCCCATCAATTGTCAGGGGGCCTGAATCAGAGGGTTATGATAGCCATCGCTCTTGCTTGCCAGCCAAAGCTGTTAATTGCTGATGAACCCACCACCGCCCTTGACGTTACAATTCAGTCGCAAATTCTGGATCTGCTATTAAAAGTTAAAGATGAGCATAATATGGCATTAATGCTGATCACCCATGACTTTTCAATCTTGGCAGAAACCACTTCCAAAGTTCACGTCATGTATTGTGGGGAAATAGTTGAGTCGGGAAGAACTTACAATCTATTAAGCCAACCGTACCACCCTTATACTAAAGCGCTGCTGGATAGCGTTCCACATTTTGGTATGCGCTATAAAAAAGGACGCCGCCTGTTTAACCTTCCGGGTTCAACACCACCCATGACCCACTTACCTGTTGGCTGTTATCTTGGACCTCGTTGCCCCTATGCAGGCAAGAAGTGCGTTCAACATCCTGAATTGACTAATATCAAAGGCCGTCAGGTGCGCTGCCACTTTCCTCTAATTGAAGAGGATGAATCCTGATGCCTAGCCTGTTGTCTGCAAAGCTCATTCGCAAATCTTATAAGGTTTCTAATAACCCTTTTAAACAACGCTATCTTGAAATTTTAAAAGGCGTTAGCTTCACTTTGAACCCAGGACAAACTCTGGCAGTAGTTGGCGAGTCAGGCTCGGGTAAATCAACTCTAGCTAGAATTCTGGTTGGGGCCGAAAAACCAGACAGTGGTGAACTATTATTTGAAGGTAATAATATACTGAAAGACTCATCCTTCAGCTGGTATCAAAATATTCGGATGATCTTTCAGAATCCAGCGGCATCATTGAACCCAAGAGCCAGCATACGGCAAAGCCTTGAAGAACCGCTTATCAACGCCAGAGTCGGGAGCAGCCAAACCCGAAAGGAACGTATAGCTGAAGTGCTTGAGCTAGTTGGCCTCAGACCCGAATATGCAGATCGATATCCGCATACCTTCTCAGGCGGCCAAAGGCAGCGTATCGCTATTGCTAGAGCCTTAATGCTCAACCCCAAGGTGATCATTGCTGACGAGCCAGTCTCAGCACTCGATGTTTCTGTCCAGGCACAAATCATTAACCTACTTCTAGATTTGCAGGATCAGTTAGATTTAGCTTATGTGTTTATTTCTCACGATCTCGGATTGGTCCAACACTTTAGCGATAAAGTACTGGTTATGCATAACGGTGAGCAAAAAGAGTATGGGCGTGTGGGAGAAGTATTCAGCCAGCCTCAGTCTAAATACACCATAGAACTCTTAAACGCTTCCGCGACCTATCGAAGAGCTATCGAAAGATAGACAGGAACTGGACTGGAGTATCCAGAGACAAAAAAAGCCACTCAAATAGAGTGGCTTTTAACGTGCTTCAAAATATTACTCTGAAATTTCAGACTTTTCTCTAAAGGTTTTCATTAAACCTTGAAGTTCGGCTTGAGCATTAACATTTGCTAAGCGCTGAGCAATTTGCTTACGAGTTGCTTCATCCATAGTGCTAGGGTCTGGATATTGAACTGCCTGCACTTCAATAACAGCATAATCACCATTGAATAATGGTTCAACGGCTCGTATAACCTCGCCTTCTTTGGGAGGCTGTAAAGCAAAAATTGCGTTAGAGAGATCAAACTGCACAGAAGAACCACGAGCCTTCAATGCTTCACTTTCAGTCCAGCTTAACTCTTTGGTCGCTAACAACTGCTCAGCAGAACCGCCAGCTTCCAACTCAGCTAACACCTGTTCAGCATAAGCTTTTGTGGCCTCGGCAATTTTTTCTTCTTTTAAGGTATCAACGACAATTTGTTTAACTTCTTCCAAAGGTTGAACTTGCGAAGGCTGATAGTCTTTAACAGTCAGGTAAACTATATCATCCTGGCTTAGCTCTATCATGTCGCTGACCTCTGTCGACTCTAGGATAGATGCTGAAAAAGCCTTCTCAAGAAACACTGGGTTATCAGCAATACCTGTCGCAGAATCTTTACTAAACAATCCTGTCTCTTGAATCTCAAGCTCGACTTGCTCAGCAAACTTTTCCAGGTCATCGCCATACTCAAACAATTTTTCGTTTAAGATTGCCTGCTTTTCAAAGAATATTTTTTGAGCCTGCTCAAGGGCCAATTGCTGGCGAATCTCATCTTGTACATTTTCAAGTGGTGATACATCAGCTGCCTTCTTATCCACTAACTTAATAATGTGATACCCAAATTGAGATTCAACCAAATCGGTGACATCGCCTACATTCTCTAAAGCTAAAGCGGCAGCTTCGAACTCAGGCACCCAACCCGTACCGGTTGGGTTGTCATCAGATGTTGGAACGGCATCGACCCAATCTAATTGGCCACCGTTTTCGCCACTGAAGGTGTCACTGGAGTGCTCCTTTGCCAGCTCAGCAAAATCAGCACCCTGTTCAATATCACTTAGCAAGCTTTGAGCTTTACTCTGAGCATCCTCGACAGAGCTATCAATCAAAATATGAGCCACGAGAATCTCGGCTGGATCCTGGTAGTTAGCTTTATTCTGCTCATAAAATGAAGTTATTTGCTCGTTGGAAACATCAGCCATAAGATCTTGGCTCAGCTCAGTCAGAGACAAGCGAACATAACGCAAGTTAACCATCTCTGGTTGTTCAAATTGAGTTTGATTTTGCTCGTAATACTCTTTCACTTCACTATCGGAGACATCTACCGAATCAGAAAATGCCTCACGGGCCACTCGTACATAACCAACATCGCGAGTTTGTTCCTGAAGCTGATAATATGCTTCAACTTCAAAGTTCAGCGCAAAGTTACTGGCCCCAACTCCTTGCTCAAGTTGTTCCTGAGCAATTTGCTGACGTGCAAACTGGCGAAAACGTTCCTCAGACCAACCTTGCTGAGCCAGAATCATTTTTGCCTGATCTGCTGAATAGACCCCACCGATCTGGAATGCTGGGAACTCTCTGGCCCATGCCTTAATCTGCTGCTCCGAAGCCGTCAGTCCTGCTTTCGTTAAATTGGCTCGTAGCACTTGTTCAGAAATAAGCTGCTCTTTGATTTGTTGACGTAGTAACTGCTGACTGGCTTCTGTTGCATATTGCTGCTCAAACTGGTCACCCATTTGACGGCGAACGTTGTCTACTCTTTGCTGAATCTGGGCATTAGTAATCTCCGCCCCTTCAACTTCAGCGACTTTATCTGGGTTACCGCTAAACAAAGTACCTGTGAAATAGCCTGCGAAGATAAAGAAAATGATGATAACAAACAACACCACCTTCATTATTGGCCCTTGCATGCTTTGCTGTATTCTTTCCAACATCATGGCTGAAATTACCTATTTGTTAAATCTTCAGTCCGAACTGTAATCTTTAATTGTTATTCAAACAACGGAGTTTAGCAAAGATTATAACTGTTATTATTGCTTCAGTTAATCCTCTGCGATGAGAGCTCACTTACTTACAGCAAGCCCATAGACATCAAGATAAAAAAAACGCGCCTTGAAAGGCGCGTTTAGTTTCTGGCGGAGCGGACGGGACTCGAACCCGCGACCCCCGGCGTGACAGGCCGGTATTCTAACCAGCTGAACTACCGCTCCTAAATTGTCGTTTTACGGACGCCATGCCCTAAAGTAGCTCAAGAAACATGGTGGGTGGTACTGGGCTCGAACCAGTGACCCTCGCCTTGTAAGGGCGATGCTCTCCCAACTGAGCTAACCACCCGTAAAAACGGCGGCTAGTTTACCGCGTCTTTAAGAGCTTTGCCAGCTTTAAAACCAGGAACTTTTGCAGCCTTAATCTGAATAGTTTCACCTGTTTTTGGGTTACGGCCTGTACGAGCAGCACGTTCTTTAACAGCGAAAGTACCGAAACCAACTAGAGATACCTGCTCGCCTTTTTGTAATGAATCTGTTATTGCGCCTAACATAGAGTCTAGTGCACGACCTGCAGCTGCTTTAGAGATATCCGCGCCGGCTGCGATAGCGTCGATTAGTTCTGATTTATTCACTCACTTTCCCCTTTTATTTCGAGTAATTAGATGTACAAAAAATAAGCAGTAATTATTAGCGTTCTACTGCACAACTCAAGGTCTGCTGTTATATCAACTGAGCCTTTTATGTGTCAAGAAAATTTCCGACAATCGGCTAAAAAGCCCACTAATTGCGGGCTTTTTGAGCATTAGTGAGCATGTAGCTTGTCTTGTTCTTCGCCTTTTGCTGTTTCTGCATCAGCTGTTTCTGCGACCGTTCTGGTGATTGGCTCGGGTGGACGCTCTAAAGCAATATCAATAACCTCATCAATCCACTTGACACAAACTATCTTCAAATCCTTCTTAATATTCTCTGGAATATCAGCAAGGTTACGTTCATTCTCTTTAGGGATAATTACCGTTTTAATGCCACCTCTATGGGCTGCCAACAGCTTCTCCTTGAGTCCACCAATCGGTAGCACCTCTCCTCTCAAAGTGATTTCACCAGTCATGGCTACATCCTTTCTAACCGGGATATCAGTCAAGCTGGAAATCAGAGCTGTACACATTCCAATACCTGCACTTGGACCATCTTTAGGAGTAGCTCCTTCGGGAACGTGGATGTGAAGATCCTTTTTTTCATAAAAGTCGGGCTCAATACCTAATGCTAGACAACGACTTCTGACAACCGTCAAAGCAGCCTGAATCGACTCCTTCATTACATCACCCAGCTGTCCAGTATAGGTTGTTTTACCTTTGCCATTCACGACAACAGACTCAATAGTAAGCAACTCACCTCCGACCGACGTCCACGCAAGTCCAGTGACTTGGCCCACCTTATTTGACTCACCAGCTCGGCCATAATCGAATGTTTTAACTCCTAGATATTGATCGAGATTTTTCTCATCAACCTTTACCGTTTTCTCGGGCTTATCTGCTAACAACTGTTGCTTGACTGTTTTACGGCACACCTTAGAAATTTCACGCTCCAGATTCCGAACCCCAGCTTCACGGGTGTAGTAACGAATGATACCTGTAATAGCTGAGTCATCCATCTTCAGCTCGCCTTTCTTAAGACCAGCATTTTTCATCTGCTTAGGTACTAGATAACGCTTTGCAATTTCGAGCTTTTCAGCTTCGGTATAACCAGGAATACGAATAACTTCCATCCTATCCAATAAAGGCGCTGGAATATTCATAGAGTTCGATGTTGCAACAAACATCACCTCAGACAAATCGTAATCAACCTCTAGATAATGATCATTGAAAGTATGATTCTGTTCAGGATCAAGTACTTCTAACAATGCAGAAGAAGGATCACCGCGCATGTCCATGGACATCTTATCAATTTCATCCAGCAAGAATAGTGGGTTTTTAACGCCAACTTTACTCATTTTCTGCATTAGCTTGCCGGGCATGGCACCAATATAGGTACGACGGTGACCTCGTACTTCAGCTTCATCACGAACGCCACCTAGAGCCATACGAACATATTTACGCCCTGTAGCGCGCGCAATTGATTGCCCTAGTGAGGTTTTACCAACACCAGGAGGGCCAACCAAACAAAGAACTGGCCCTTTCAGCTTTTTAACCCTTTGTTGAACGGCTAAATATTCAAGGATGCGATCCTTAATTTTTTCTAAACCATAGTGATCTGCATCCAACGTCTCTTCAGCGTGCCTCAAATTATGCTTAACACGCGTCCGTTTCTTCCAAGGCATACCTAGC includes these proteins:
- a CDS encoding ABC transporter permease; protein product: MLKLLFRHGTTLIVSLFGLTLLTFILSQQGDEALHRYQSEHFFGQYSEYLQFLFAGDWGYSSIHNRDVLSDFLIHFPATIELVLLALLFAVVLGLTLGIMAANRRGKWLDNGLMGMTLVGYSMPIYWWGMLLVLLFSLTLGWTPVAGRIDYAYDITPITRFMLIDTLLNQAEYGLNAFFNALLHLILPAITLSTIPMAIIARMTRSSLLGVLKAEYIRTARSKGLTQQRIVWVHALRNAVLPILTISGVQISIIMSGVIITEYIFAWPGVGKWLLEAVSRRDFASIQAGILALSLMVIAFNLALDLLASYMNPRLRRPS
- a CDS encoding ABC transporter permease, which translates into the protein MTLSNTKLAWNVFSHNKSAMTGSLILLIILLMSLVGPWFAPHDPAQQFGDKILTPPLWYENGDFVSPLGTDDLGRDMLSRLLHGARLSLKLTLMVVFAAAFIGILLGAAAAFINSGLRALLMRFMDLLLSLPSLLLAIAIVAIIGPGLPNAVYAVVIVLIPQFVKVTQSAISEELGKDYVMAAKLDGARHLRLLLHHVWPNIVPAIIVQLTFSFSTALLDIAALGFLGLGAQPPMAEWGTMLSEARAFIQFAPWTMTLPGLAIFLTVLSINLVGDGLRDAFDPRLNR
- a CDS encoding ABC transporter ATP-binding protein gives rise to the protein MSLLQIENLNVDFVTDDGLVMAVDHVKLNINEGQVVGVIGESGSGKSVMALAIAGLLSPAARMQADLFTLDGHDLTRMSVAERQKHITSNISIIFQEPTSSLNPALTIGYQLDETIRFHEGGTPKQRTERALELLTQVGIMDAKRRYKEYPHQLSGGLNQRVMIAIALACQPKLLIADEPTTALDVTIQSQILDLLLKVKDEHNMALMLITHDFSILAETTSKVHVMYCGEIVESGRTYNLLSQPYHPYTKALLDSVPHFGMRYKKGRRLFNLPGSTPPMTHLPVGCYLGPRCPYAGKKCVQHPELTNIKGRQVRCHFPLIEEDES
- a CDS encoding ATP-binding cassette domain-containing protein: MPSLLSAKLIRKSYKVSNNPFKQRYLEILKGVSFTLNPGQTLAVVGESGSGKSTLARILVGAEKPDSGELLFEGNNILKDSSFSWYQNIRMIFQNPAASLNPRASIRQSLEEPLINARVGSSQTRKERIAEVLELVGLRPEYADRYPHTFSGGQRQRIAIARALMLNPKVIIADEPVSALDVSVQAQIINLLLDLQDQLDLAYVFISHDLGLVQHFSDKVLVMHNGEQKEYGRVGEVFSQPQSKYTIELLNASATYRRAIER
- a CDS encoding SurA N-terminal domain-containing protein, which produces MMLERIQQSMQGPIMKVVLFVIIIFFIFAGYFTGTLFSGNPDKVAEVEGAEITNAQIQQRVDNVRRQMGDQFEQQYATEASQQLLRQQIKEQLISEQVLRANLTKAGLTASEQQIKAWAREFPAFQIGGVYSADQAKMILAQQGWSEERFRQFARQQIAQEQLEQGVGASNFALNFEVEAYYQLQEQTRDVGYVRVAREAFSDSVDVSDSEVKEYYEQNQTQFEQPEMVNLRYVRLSLTELSQDLMADVSNEQITSFYEQNKANYQDPAEILVAHILIDSSVEDAQSKAQSLLSDIEQGADFAELAKEHSSDTFSGENGGQLDWVDAVPTSDDNPTGTGWVPEFEAAALALENVGDVTDLVESQFGYHIIKLVDKKAADVSPLENVQDEIRQQLALEQAQKIFFEKQAILNEKLFEYGDDLEKFAEQVELEIQETGLFSKDSATGIADNPVFLEKAFSASILESTEVSDMIELSQDDIVYLTVKDYQPSQVQPLEEVKQIVVDTLKEEKIAEATKAYAEQVLAELEAGGSAEQLLATKELSWTESEALKARGSSVQFDLSNAIFALQPPKEGEVIRAVEPLFNGDYAVIEVQAVQYPDPSTMDEATRKQIAQRLANVNAQAELQGLMKTFREKSEISE
- a CDS encoding HU family DNA-binding protein, which codes for MNKSELIDAIAAGADISKAAAGRALDSMLGAITDSLQKGEQVSLVGFGTFAVKERAARTGRNPKTGETIQIKAAKVPGFKAGKALKDAVN
- the lon gene encoding endopeptidase La, which translates into the protein MQTETTTKQLPLLPLRDVVVFPHMVIPLFVGREKSILALEEATNGDKQVMLVAQREATEDMPDTEQIYDYGCVATILQMLKLPDGNVKVLVEGVQRAKVKRYVDTDPMFVAEIELIPSDAEHNDEADALSRAALSSFDKYVKLNKKVPGEILTTLSGIENPSRLADSIAAHMSLKIEDKQQILEMENVSDRLEQLMAKMESEMDLLEVEKRIRGRVKGQMEKNQREYYLNEQIKAIQKELGEGEETVSEHEEIAQRIEESGMSKEAKEKAEAELKKLKMMSPMSAEATVVRGYIDWLLGMPWKKRTRVKHNLRHAEETLDADHYGLEKIKDRILEYLAVQQRVKKLKGPVLCLVGPPGVGKTSLGQSIARATGRKYVRMALGGVRDEAEVRGHRRTYIGAMPGKLMQKMSKVGVKNPLFLLDEIDKMSMDMRGDPSSALLEVLDPEQNHTFNDHYLEVDYDLSEVMFVATSNSMNIPAPLLDRMEVIRIPGYTEAEKLEIAKRYLVPKQMKNAGLKKGELKMDDSAITGIIRYYTREAGVRNLEREISKVCRKTVKQQLLADKPEKTVKVDEKNLDQYLGVKTFDYGRAGESNKVGQVTGLAWTSVGGELLTIESVVVNGKGKTTYTGQLGDVMKESIQAALTVVRSRCLALGIEPDFYEKKDLHIHVPEGATPKDGPSAGIGMCTALISSLTDIPVRKDVAMTGEITLRGEVLPIGGLKEKLLAAHRGGIKTVIIPKENERNLADIPENIKKDLKIVCVKWIDEVIDIALERPPEPITRTVAETADAETAKGEEQDKLHAH